Proteins encoded within one genomic window of Amorphoplanes friuliensis DSM 7358:
- a CDS encoding AAA family ATPase, with protein sequence MTTPTWDQPGGPLPSDEFLAASGAIMANIEQVIEGKSATVRLALAVLLAEGHLLIEDVPGVGKTKLAKALARSIDCSVRRIQFTPDLLPSDVTGVSVYNQETRDFEFKPGAVFANLVVGDEINRASPKTQSALLECMEERQVTVDGTTYELQAPFMVIATQNPIEMEGTYPLPEAQRDRFTARIAMGYPDPRAEMAMLNGHGAHDPLNDLRSVADAALVRRLIATARDVHAAEAVQQYAIALVTATREAPEIRLGASPRCTLQLIRTAKAVAALEGRDYVLPDDLQTLAVPVLAHRIIPTADAQLNRRTTDAIVAEIVHRLPLPHDRSRSPYDTRSTGGPVGQYESRGR encoded by the coding sequence GTGACAACGCCAACCTGGGACCAGCCCGGCGGTCCCCTGCCGAGCGATGAGTTCCTCGCCGCAAGCGGGGCCATCATGGCCAACATCGAGCAGGTCATCGAGGGCAAGAGCGCGACGGTCCGGCTGGCTCTGGCCGTGCTCCTCGCCGAAGGTCACCTGCTGATCGAGGACGTGCCGGGCGTCGGCAAGACCAAGCTCGCCAAGGCGCTGGCCCGCTCGATCGACTGTTCGGTCCGGCGCATCCAGTTCACGCCCGACCTGCTGCCCAGCGACGTGACCGGCGTCAGCGTCTACAACCAGGAGACGCGCGACTTCGAGTTCAAGCCGGGCGCGGTCTTCGCCAACCTGGTGGTCGGCGACGAGATCAACCGGGCCTCGCCCAAGACCCAGTCGGCCCTCCTCGAATGCATGGAGGAACGCCAGGTCACGGTCGACGGCACCACGTACGAGCTGCAGGCTCCGTTCATGGTGATCGCGACCCAGAACCCCATCGAGATGGAGGGCACCTACCCCCTCCCCGAGGCGCAGCGCGACCGCTTCACCGCCCGGATCGCGATGGGCTACCCGGACCCGCGCGCCGAGATGGCCATGCTCAACGGTCACGGAGCGCACGACCCGCTGAACGACCTGCGGTCCGTCGCCGACGCCGCGCTCGTGCGCCGGCTGATCGCGACCGCCCGTGACGTGCACGCGGCCGAAGCCGTCCAGCAGTACGCGATCGCGCTTGTCACGGCCACCCGGGAGGCACCGGAGATCCGCCTCGGCGCGTCACCCCGGTGCACCCTGCAGCTCATCCGCACGGCGAAGGCGGTCGCAGCCCTCGAGGGCCGTGACTACGTCCTGCCGGACGACCTGCAGACCCTGGCCGTGCCGGTGCTGGCCCACCGGATCATCCCGACGGCCGACGCGCAGCTGAACAGGCGCACCACCGACGCCATCGTGGCGGAGATCGTGCACCGGCTCCCGCTGCCGCACGACCGCAGCCGTTCGCCGTACGACACCCGCAGCACGGGTGGACCGGTCGGGCAGTACGAGTCGCGGGGACGCTGA